From a region of the Entelurus aequoreus isolate RoL-2023_Sb linkage group LG27, RoL_Eaeq_v1.1, whole genome shotgun sequence genome:
- the lrrc8c gene encoding volume-regulated anion channel subunit LRRC8C, translated as MIPVMEFRQFSEQQPAFRVLKPWWDVFTDYLSVVMLMIGVFGCTLQVMQDKIICLPHRTRSSPGNTTEVEVTALHLHPNRSAEPREMRGLKTDLDLQQYSFINQMCYEKALHWYAKYFPYLVLIHTLVFMVCSNFWFKFPGSSSKIEHFISMLVKCFDSPWTTRALSEVSGENQEEKDHKKSGSARSNMVASPADVCLENTQSLRSIPEKIVVDKPSASVLDKKEGEQAKALFEKVKKFRLHVEEGDILYIMYVRQTVFKVFKFLLIIAYNSSLVNKVRNRVRCEVEIQDMTGYKDFECNHTMAHLFSKLSYCYLCLVAVYGLTSLYTSYWLFYRSLKEYSFEYVRQETGINDIPDVKNDFAFMLHMIDQYDPLYSKRFAVFLSEVSENKLKQLNLNHEWTADKLRQRLQVNANNRLELQLFMLPGLPDTVFELTELQSLKLEIINNVTIPASVSQLEYLQELSLYQCSIKLHTTATSFLKENLKVLRVKFDDSREFPSWLYGLRNLEELYLTGSLCPDASKNIVLESLREMKCLKMLSLKSNFTKIPQSIVDVSSHLHRLYLHNDGTKLVMLNNLKKMNNLTELELVRCDLERIPHAIFSLTSLQELDLKENNLRSIEEIISFQHLRKLTCLKLWYNGVMYIPEHIKKLGSLERLYFSHNKIEILPSHLFLCNKLRYLDLCHNDIRFIPPEIGVLQSLQYFSVAFNKIENLPDELFFCKKLKTLKLGKNSLSILSPKISYLAQLTLLELKGNHFEGLPPELGFCRALKRSGLIAEDVLFETLPSDVRDQMKAE; from the exons ATGATTCCCGTGATGGAATTCCGGCAGTTCTCGGAGCAGCAGCCGGCCTTCCGGGTCCTGAAGCCGTGGTGGGACGTGTTCACCGACTACCTGTCCGTGGTCATGCTCATGATCGGCGTGTTTGGGTGCACGCTACAG GTGATGCAAGACAAGATCATCTGCCTCCCGCACAGAACACGGTCGTCTCCAGGGAACACGACGGAAGTAGAGGTGACGGCATTGCACTTGCATCCCAACAGGTCGGCAGAACCGAGAGAAATGAGAGGCCTGAAGACAGACCTGGACCTCCAGCAGTACAGTTTCATCAACCAGATGTGTTATGAGAAGGCTCTGCACTGGTACGCCAAGTACTTCCCTTATTTGGTCCTGATACACACTCTGGTTTTCATGGTGTGCAGCAACTTCTGGTTCAAATTCCCGGGTTCCAGCTCCAAAATAGAGCACTTTATCTCCATGCTTGTCAAGTGCTTCGACTCTCCCTGGACCACCCGGGCTTTGTCTGAGGTTTCTGGAGAAAACCAAGAAGAGAAGGACCATAAAAAGAGCGGGAGCGCCCGGTCCAACATGGTGGCGTCCCCCGCAGACGTGTGTTTGGAGAATACACAGTCGCTCAGGTCCATCCCGGAAAAGATTGTGGTGGACAAACCCTCGGCGAGTGTTCTTGATAAAAAGGAGGGAGAACAAGCCAAAGCTCTTTTTGAGAAAGTGAAGAAGTTCCGCTTGCACGTGGAGGAGGGAGACATTCTCTACATCATGTATGTTCGCCAGACAGTCTTCAAGGTGTTTAAGTTCCTGCTGATCATCGCATACAACAGCTCCCTGGTCAACAAAGTGAGGAACAGAGTGCGCTGCGAGGTGGAGATACAGGACATGACGGGCTACAAAGACTTTGAATGCAACCACACCATGGCTCACCTCTTCTCCAAGCTCTCCTACTGCTACCTGTGCTTGGTGGCCGTCTACGGATTAACCAGTCTGTACACCTCCTACTGGCTCTTTTACCGCTCCCTCAAAGAATACTCCTTCGAGTACGTGCGCCAGGAAACGGGCATCAACGACATCCCGGATGTCAAAAACGACTTTGCTTTCATGCTGCACATGATCGATCAGTACGACCCACTGTACTCCAAAAGATTTGCCGTTTTCCTCTCCGAGGTCAGCGAGAACAAGCTGAAGCAGCTCAATCTGAACCACGAGTGGACGGCGGACAAGCTGCGTCAGAGACTGCAGGTCAACGCCAACAACCGACTCGAGCTGCAGCTCTTCATGCTCCCCGGGCTGCCCGACACCGTCTTTGAGCTGACGGAGCTCCAGTCGCTCAAACTAGAGATCATCAACAACGTGACTATCCCTGCCTCAGTCTCTCAGCTGGAATACCTCCAGGAACTGTCTCTCTACCAGTGCTCAATCAAGCTGCACACCACAGCGACCTCCTTCCTCAAAGAGAACCTCAAAGTACTCCGGGTCAAGTTTGATGACAGCAGAGAATTCCCCAGCTGGCTGTATGGTCTGAGGAACTTAGAGGAGCTCTATCTCACAGGATCACTCTGCCCCGACGCCTCCAAGAATATCGTTCTAGAGTCACTGCGGGAGATGAAGTGTTTGAAGATGCTCTCGTTGAAGAGTAACTTCACCAAGATACCCCAGTCCATCGTGGACGTCTCCAGCCATCTGCACCGGCTCTACCTGCACAACGACGGCACCAAGCTGGTGATGCTCAACAATCTGAAGAAGATGAATAACCTGACTGAGTTGGAGCTGGTGCGCTGTGACCTGGAGCGCATTCCTCACGCCATCTTCAGCCTGACCAGCCTGCAGGAGCTCGACCTGAAGGAGAACAACCTTCGTTCCATCGAGGAGATCATCAGCTTCCAACATCTCCGCAAACTCACCTGCCTTAAGCTTTGGTACAATGGCGTGATGTACATTCCCGAGCACATCAAGAAGCTCGGGAGTCTTGAGCGTCTCTACTTCAGCCACAACAAGATTGAGATCTTACCCTCACATTTGTTCTTGTGCAACAAACTGCGCTACCTGGATCTGTGCCACAACGACATTAGGTTCATCCCTCCAGAAATCGGAGTCCTTCAGAGTCTACAGTACTTCTCAGTCGCCTTCAACAAAATTGAGAATCTACCCGACGAGCTCTTCTTCTGTAAGAAGCTTAAGACGCTCAAGCTGGGCAAGAACTCCCTGTCCATACTCTCGCCAAAGATTTCCTACCTCGCTCAGCTGACGCTCCTGGAGCTCAAAGGGAACCACTTTGAGGGTTTGCCCCCAGAGTTGGGCTTCTGTCGCGCCTTGAAACGCAGCGGCCTCATCGCGGAAGACGTGCTGTTCGAAACACTGCCCTCTGACGTCAGGGACCAGATGAAGGCGGAGTGA